From a region of the Syngnathoides biaculeatus isolate LvHL_M chromosome 2, ASM1980259v1, whole genome shotgun sequence genome:
- the usp19 gene encoding ubiquitin carboxyl-terminal hydrolase 19 isoform X1 codes for MSSSNGSGIVGRRGGAPNQPRGGGEHGSELSSSASKKKQKDRANQESKEAKRAAAAGVDGVLAEIKKDVFVDWKQNANEVIIKLRCGENVQSIEDVNTTFTDTHCHVHFSDGREWTCQLQEEIEASCSRVQYKEKGGFLLLILHKKIPIHIWPSLKSNKKEKEVGPIQTKNVKVPERRSVASDLSEHLELSSPLEQHQSQGPLSALHNVSRCSSSSKAERGVKLKNKQLSDKIPMDCMAATFEGGDSAATSLKHIPIKIHNQQPHESKANRTITHFPENTKEAKSFTERDMDSAETTTSHEHLPAVELHGDQSIERLVNEHEPVPVANQIQEADKTYDPADTQDKGFETWDSENEPEVPVSSCGSLKALGLDNHLHSAFPERSTDMANTEPEKTAQHHKLVQDVQAHQQLSLRAASSVSLQDVSTEQEPTLDVMQIQGSCDGEEKRDQSKEEPLFKKQQEVPEPMVNLQYVKNDSYEKGTDLMVVNVYMKGICRNTSRVIFREQDFTLIFQTSDPNFLRLHPDCSPNTVFKWQVKLRNLIQPEQSSYSFTVSRVDITLKKRHSQRWEGLEAPATQGAVGGAKVAVPSSPTCTEKSQPGSSQHSMPTKEEPPRVGEEKPKAPKAPARVEDSSLETVAARTVADHVAITKPEPTVLTPKPTCMVQPMTHAAHASNDHLEEEEEKKVCLPGFTGLVNLGNTCFMNSVIQSLSNTRELRDYFHDRAFESEINCNNPLGTGGRLAIGFAVLLRALWKGTHHAFQPSKLKAIVASKANQFTGYAQHDAQEFMAFLLDGLHEDLNRIQNKPYTETVDSDGRLDEVVAEEAWQRHKMRNDSFIVDLFQGQFKSKLVCPTCSKVSITFDPFLYLPVPLPQKQKVLSVFYFAKEPHKKPIKFLVSVSKENSSTAEVLESISRSVRVKPENLRLAEVGKNCFQRMLLPSHCLDTVSSSDMLFCFEVLSKDLAKEKVVLLRVQQRLQVPSIPISKCASCLKPPVSEEDKLKRCTRCYSVGYCNVLCQKTHWPSHKGHCRPNTENVGLPFLVSVPESRLSYSRLTQLLHGYSRFSVNVFQPPFQSERTSPEISPVLPTPPAGSLGGPVSGDEAMGGSSTVAFSDCGPETDTPILGPSKPHTWTSAFESGDASSLPFPQTSLSTTQTSDSGFSESVSSTSCCSLDTHVEKETSCEKAVRPEAMVAGYQQPNDACLGHAGQFYIILLDSNNKEQRLDEKEDILVDLPDNTTVELVWKNNERLKEYVLVSSKELEYEEDPSSLSETTRAGHFTLEQCLNLFTKPEVLAPEEAWYCPKCQQHREASKQLLLWRLPNILIIQLKRFSFRSFIWRDKINDMVDFPVRNLDLSKFCIGQKDEMQHPPIYDLYAVINHYGGMIGGHYTAYARLPSDKNSQRSDVGWRLFDDSTVTMVEESQVVTRYAYVLFYRRRNSPVERPPRFLRPVGADSPPVMGATASQASLLWRELEEEEEGLEVGAQGPFLLGLQRRQAQRTRNAEDEDRAEAHRHRMRGRMSDCPDDERVRYFVLGTLAAVFALLINLVYPLYKSNWT; via the exons ATGTCTAGCAGCAATGGCAGTGGGATCGTGGGCCGACGTGGTGGAGCTCCGAATCAGCCAAGGGGAGGTGGCGAGCATGGATCCGAGCTCTCCTCTAGCGCTAGtaagaagaagcagaaggacAGAGCTAACCAGGAATCCAAAGAGGCCAAGAGAGCTGCTGCTGCAGGAGTGGATGGAGTCCTTGCAGAGATAAAAAAAG ATGTCTTTGTGGATTGGAAACAAAATGCCAATGAAGTGATCATCAAGTTGCGATGTGGGGAAAATGTGCAGAGCATCGAGGATGTCAACACAACCTTCACTGATACACACTGCCATGTGCACTTCTCAG ATGGTCGTGAGTGGACCTGCCAATTGCAGGAGGAAATAGAAGCCTCTTGTAGTAGAGTGCAGTACAAAGAGAAGGGAGGATTTCTGTTGCTCATCCTGCACAAGAAAATCCCTATTCACATTTGGCCATCATTAAAA TCCaacaagaaagagaaagaagttGGACCCATACAGACCAAAAATGTCAAGGTACCAGAAAGGAGGTCTGTAGCCTCAGATTTATCAGAGCATCTCGAGTTGTCTTCTCCGCTGGAACAGCATCAGTCTCAAGGTCCCTTGTCCGCCTTACACAATGTATCAagatgcagcagcagcagcaaagcTGAGCGTGGAGTCaagctgaaaaacaaacaactgtctGACAAAATCCCCATGGACTGCATGGCGGCGACATTTGAAGGTGGGGACAGTGCAGCGACTTCACTTAAGCACATCCCCATTAAGATCCACAACCAGCAGCCCCATGAGTCAAAAGCAAACCGCACCATTACCCACTTTCCTGAGAATACCAAGGAGGCTAAGTCTTTTACTGAAAGAGACATGGACTCAGCTGAGACTACAACATCACACGAACACCTGCCTGCAGTCGAGCTCCATGGAGACCAGAGTATAGAAAGATTAGTGAATGAACATGAACCTGTTCCTGTTGCCAACCAGATTCAG GAGGCAGATAAAACATATGACCCTGCAGACACACAGGACAAAGGCTTTGAAACTTGGGATAGTGAAAACGAACCAGAAGTTCCTGTGAGCTCATGTGGCTCTCTGAAAGCTTTGGGGTTAGACAACCATCTTCATTCAGCCTTCCCAGAAAGGAGCACAGACATGGCAAACACTGAACCAGAGAAAACGGCTCAGCATCACAAATTGGTGCAGGATGTTCAAGCCCATCAGCAGCTCAGTTTGAGAGCGGCCAGCTCTGTGTCCTTGCAAGATGTGTCTACTGAACAAGAGCCAACACTGGATGTGATGCAGATTCAAGGCAGCTGTGATGGAGAGGAGAAGCGTGACCAGTCCAAAGAGGAGCCACTCTTCAAGAAGCAACAAGAAG TGCCAGAGCCGATGGTAAACCTGCAGTATGTGAAGAATGACTCGTACGAGAAAGGCACAGACTTGATGGTAGTAAACGTCTACATGAAGGGCATCTGCAGGAACACATCAAGGGTTATTTTCAGGGAGCAGGATTTCACCCTCATCTTCCAGACAAG TGATCCTAACTTTCTTCGGCTTCACCCGGACTGTAGCCCAAACACAGTCTTTAAGTGGCAAGTCAAACTCAG GAATTTGATACAGCCTGAGCAGTCCTCCTACTCCTTCACGGTATCCCGTGTGGACATAACCTTGAAGAAGAGGCACAGCCAACGTTGGGAGGGTCTTGAGGCCCCCGCCACACAAG GTGCAGTGGGTGGCGCCAAGGTGGCTGTGCCCTCGAGCCCCACCTGCACAGAAAAGAGCCAACCAGGCAGCAGCCAGCACAGCATGCCAACTAAGGAGGAGCCCCCCAGAGTCGGTGAGGAGAAACCAAAGGCCCCCAAAGCTCCAGCCCGAGTGGAGGATAGTAGTCTGGAAACTGTGGCTGCTCGTACAGTAGCTGACCATGTTGCCATCACCAAGCCAGAGCCTACTGTTTTGACA CCCAAGCCGACGTGTATGGTGCAGCCCATGACCCATGCAGCCCATGCTAGCAATGACCACcttgaggaagaggaggagaagaaggtgTGCCTGCCTGGTTTCACTGGATTGGTCAACCTTGGAAACACCTGCTTCATGAACAGCGTCATCCAATCCCTGTCCAACACCAGAGAACTCAGGGATTACTTTCACG ACCGAGCATTTGAGTCAGAAATCAACTGCAATAATCCACTGGGAACAGGTGGCCGGCTAGCCATTGGCTTTGCAGTGCTGCTCAGGGCCCTCTGGAAAGGAACGCACCATGCTTTCCAGCCCTCAAAGCTCAAG GCAATTGTGGCCAGTAAAGCCAATCAATTTACAGGCTACGCTCAACATGATGCCCAGGAGTTCATGGCATTTTTGCTTGATGGCCTCCATGAGGACTTGAATCGCATTCAGAATAAGCCGTACACAGAGACAGTGGACTCTGATGGTCGCTTGGATGAG GTGGTGGCAGAGGAAGCATGGCAGAGGCACAAGATGAGGAATGATTCATTCATAGTGGACCTCTTCCAAGGCCAGTTCAAATCCAAGCTTGTCTGTCCCACGTGCTCCAAG GTATCGATAACATTCGACCCCTTCCTATACTTGCCTGTTCCAttgccacaaaaacaaaaggtgctctctGTTTTCTACTTTGCCAAGGAACCACATAAAAAACCCATTAAG TTTTTAGTGAGTGTGAGCAAGGAGAACTCCAGCActgcagaagtgctggagtccATTTCCAGAAGTGTTCGGGTCAAGCCTGAGAATCTCAGACTCGCAGAG GTGGGGAAGAACTGCTTCCAGCGGATGTTGTTGCCCTCCCATTGCCTGGACACGGTGTCATCCTCAGACATGCTATTCTGCTTTGAGGTGCTTTCCAAAGATCTGGCCAAGGAGAAAGTGGTATTACTCCGAGTGCAGCAG AGACTACAGGTTCCCAGTATCCCAATCTCAAAgtgtgcctcctgcctgaaaccTCCAGTCTCCGAAGAAGACAAGCTGAAGCGCTGTACTCGGTGTTATAGTGTTGGCTACTGCAATGT aCTCTGTCAAAAGACCCATTGGCCTAGTCACAAAGGTCATTGTCGaccaaacactgaaaatgtgggTTTGCCATTCCTGGTTAGTGTACCTGAGTCACGGCTCTCCTACAGCCGCCTCACTCAGCTCCTGCATGGATACTCCAG GTTTTCAGTCAATGTGTTCCAGCCTCCTTTCCAGTCAGAGAGGACATCCCCTGAAATATCTCCAGTGCTCCCAACGCCACCAGCAGGTTCTCTAGGTGGTCCAGTCTCAGGAGATGAAGCCATGGGTGGAAGCAGTACTGTAGCATTTAGTGATTGTGGACCCGAGACTGACACTCCAATACTTGGCCCCTCGAAACCCCACACCTGGACCTCAGCCTTTGAATCTGGTGATGCTTCCTCCCTTCCCTTCCCCCAGACGTCTCTCTCCACCACACAGACTTCAGACTCTGGGTTTTCAGAGTCAGTCTCCTCTACTTCCTGCTGCTCTCTGGACACCCATGTTGAAAAAGAAACATCTTGTGAGAAGGCAGTACGACCAGAAG CTATGGTAGCAGGCTATCAACAACCAAACGACGCATGTTTAGGGCACGCGGGTCAGTTCTATATCATTCTGCTGGATTCTAACAACAAGGAGCAGAGACTGGATGAAAAGG AAGACATACTGGTCGACCTCCCTGATAATACAACTGTGGAACTGGTGTGGAAAAACAACGAGCGCCTGAAGGAGTATGTCCTGGTGAGCTCCAAGGAGCTGGAGTATGAGGAGGATCCGAGTTCTTTGAGTGAGACAACAAGGGCAGGCCATTTCACCCTGGAGCAGTGCCTCAACCTCTTCACCAAGCCAGAGGTGCTGGCACCAGAAGAGGCATG GTACTGTCCCAAGTGCCAGCAGCACCGTGAGGCCTCTAAACAACTGCTGCTTTGGCGTCTTCCCAACATTTTGATCATCCAACTGAAACGCTTCAGTTTTAGAAGTTTCATCTGGAGGGACAAGATCAATGACATGGTTGACTTTCCTGTCAG GAATCTGGATCTGAGTAAGTTTTGTATTGGCCAGAAGGATGAGATGCAACACCCCCCTATCTACGACTTATATGCAGTCATCAACCACTATGGGGGGATGATCGGTGGCCACTATACCGCCTATGCTCGCCTGCCAAGTGACAAAAACAGCCAGCGCAGTGATGTTG GCTGGCGTCTATTTGATGACAGCACTGTCACGATGGTGGAGGAGAGCCAGGTGGTTACGCGTTATGCCTACGTCCTTTTCTACCGACGCCGAAATTCCCCCGTGGAGAGGCCACCCCGCTTTCTCAGACCCGTTGGAGCGGACTCTCCCCCTGTCATGGGAGCTACTGCCAGTCAG GCCTCTCTATTATGGCGGGAactggaagaagaagaggagggtcTTGAAGTAGGTGCGCAAGGACCTTTCCTCTTGGGGCTGCAACGACGACAAGCCCAGAGGACAAGAAATGCGGAAGATGAGGACAGAGCAGAAGCACACCGTCATCGCATGAGAGGGAGGATGTCAGATTGTCCTGACGATGAGCGTGTGCGATATTTTGTTCTGGGAACACTTGCGGCCGTGTTTGCACTCCTCATCAACTTGGTTTACCCTCTTTATAAATCAAACTGGACATGA
- the usp19 gene encoding ubiquitin carboxyl-terminal hydrolase 19 isoform X4, producing the protein MSSSNGSGIVGRRGGAPNQPRGGGEHGSELSSSASKKKQKDRANQESKEAKRAAAAGVDGVLAEIKKDVFVDWKQNANEVIIKLRCGENVQSIEDVNTTFTDTHCHVHFSDGREWTCQLQEEIEASCSRVQYKEKGGFLLLILHKKIPIHIWPSLKSNKKEKEVGPIQTKNVKVPERRSVASDLSEHLELSSPLEQHQSQGPLSALHNVSRCSSSSKAERGVKLKNKQLSDKIPMDCMAATFEGGDSAATSLKHIPIKIHNQQPHESKANRTITHFPENTKEAKSFTERDMDSAETTTSHEHLPAVELHGDQSIERLVNEHEPVPVANQIQEADKTYDPADTQDKGFETWDSENEPEVPVSSCGSLKALGLDNHLHSAFPERSTDMANTEPEKTAQHHKLVQDVQAHQQLSLRAASSVSLQDVSTEQEPTLDVMQIQGSCDGEEKRDQSKEEPLFKKQQEVPEPMVNLQYVKNDSYEKGTDLMVVNVYMKGICRNTSRVIFREQDFTLIFQTSDPNFLRLHPDCSPNTVFKWQVKLRNLIQPEQSSYSFTVSRVDITLKKRHSQRWEGLEAPATQGAVGGAKVAVPSSPTCTEKSQPGSSQHSMPTKEEPPRVGEEKPKAPKAPARVEDSSLETVAARTVADHVAITKPEPTVLTPKPTCMVQPMTHAAHASNDHLEEEEEKKVCLPGFTGLVNLGNTCFMNSVIQSLSNTRELRDYFHDRAFESEINCNNPLGTGGRLAIGFAVLLRALWKGTHHAFQPSKLKAIVASKANQFTGYAQHDAQEFMAFLLDGLHEDLNRIQNKPYTETVDSDGRLDEVVAEEAWQRHKMRNDSFIVDLFQGQFKSKLVCPTCSKVSITFDPFLYLPVPLPQKQKVLSVFYFAKEPHKKPIKFLVSVSKENSSTAEVLESISRSVRVKPENLRLAEVGKNCFQRMLLPSHCLDTVSSSDMLFCFEVLSKDLAKEKVVLLRVQQRLQVPSIPISKCASCLKPPVSEEDKLKRCTRCYSVGYCNVLCQKTHWPSHKGHCRPNTENVGLPFLVSVPESRLSYSRLTQLLHGYSRFSVNVFQPPFQSERTSPEISPVLPTPPAGSLGGPVSGDEAMGGSSTVAFSDCGPETDTPILGPSKPHTWTSAFESGDASSLPFPQTSLSTTQTSDSGFSESVSSTSCCSLDTHVEKETSCEKAVRPEAMVAGYQQPNDACLGHAGQFYIILLDSNNKEQRLDEKEDILVDLPDNTTVELVWKNNERLKEYVLVSSKELEYEEDPSSLSETTRAGHFTLEQCLNLFTKPEVLAPEEAWYCPKCQQHREASKQLLLWRLPNILIIQLKRFSFRSFIWRDKINDMVDFPVRNLDLSKFCIGQKDEMQHPPIYDLYAVINHYGGMIGGHYTAYARLPSDKNSQRSDVGWRLFDDSTVTMVEESQVVTRYAYVLFYRRRNSPVERPPRFLRPVGADSPPVMGATASQASSQSLFSTDLDSEGPPTLTPEEPSAVFAHSGDCATSSYSNMEDVD; encoded by the exons ATGTCTAGCAGCAATGGCAGTGGGATCGTGGGCCGACGTGGTGGAGCTCCGAATCAGCCAAGGGGAGGTGGCGAGCATGGATCCGAGCTCTCCTCTAGCGCTAGtaagaagaagcagaaggacAGAGCTAACCAGGAATCCAAAGAGGCCAAGAGAGCTGCTGCTGCAGGAGTGGATGGAGTCCTTGCAGAGATAAAAAAAG ATGTCTTTGTGGATTGGAAACAAAATGCCAATGAAGTGATCATCAAGTTGCGATGTGGGGAAAATGTGCAGAGCATCGAGGATGTCAACACAACCTTCACTGATACACACTGCCATGTGCACTTCTCAG ATGGTCGTGAGTGGACCTGCCAATTGCAGGAGGAAATAGAAGCCTCTTGTAGTAGAGTGCAGTACAAAGAGAAGGGAGGATTTCTGTTGCTCATCCTGCACAAGAAAATCCCTATTCACATTTGGCCATCATTAAAA TCCaacaagaaagagaaagaagttGGACCCATACAGACCAAAAATGTCAAGGTACCAGAAAGGAGGTCTGTAGCCTCAGATTTATCAGAGCATCTCGAGTTGTCTTCTCCGCTGGAACAGCATCAGTCTCAAGGTCCCTTGTCCGCCTTACACAATGTATCAagatgcagcagcagcagcaaagcTGAGCGTGGAGTCaagctgaaaaacaaacaactgtctGACAAAATCCCCATGGACTGCATGGCGGCGACATTTGAAGGTGGGGACAGTGCAGCGACTTCACTTAAGCACATCCCCATTAAGATCCACAACCAGCAGCCCCATGAGTCAAAAGCAAACCGCACCATTACCCACTTTCCTGAGAATACCAAGGAGGCTAAGTCTTTTACTGAAAGAGACATGGACTCAGCTGAGACTACAACATCACACGAACACCTGCCTGCAGTCGAGCTCCATGGAGACCAGAGTATAGAAAGATTAGTGAATGAACATGAACCTGTTCCTGTTGCCAACCAGATTCAG GAGGCAGATAAAACATATGACCCTGCAGACACACAGGACAAAGGCTTTGAAACTTGGGATAGTGAAAACGAACCAGAAGTTCCTGTGAGCTCATGTGGCTCTCTGAAAGCTTTGGGGTTAGACAACCATCTTCATTCAGCCTTCCCAGAAAGGAGCACAGACATGGCAAACACTGAACCAGAGAAAACGGCTCAGCATCACAAATTGGTGCAGGATGTTCAAGCCCATCAGCAGCTCAGTTTGAGAGCGGCCAGCTCTGTGTCCTTGCAAGATGTGTCTACTGAACAAGAGCCAACACTGGATGTGATGCAGATTCAAGGCAGCTGTGATGGAGAGGAGAAGCGTGACCAGTCCAAAGAGGAGCCACTCTTCAAGAAGCAACAAGAAG TGCCAGAGCCGATGGTAAACCTGCAGTATGTGAAGAATGACTCGTACGAGAAAGGCACAGACTTGATGGTAGTAAACGTCTACATGAAGGGCATCTGCAGGAACACATCAAGGGTTATTTTCAGGGAGCAGGATTTCACCCTCATCTTCCAGACAAG TGATCCTAACTTTCTTCGGCTTCACCCGGACTGTAGCCCAAACACAGTCTTTAAGTGGCAAGTCAAACTCAG GAATTTGATACAGCCTGAGCAGTCCTCCTACTCCTTCACGGTATCCCGTGTGGACATAACCTTGAAGAAGAGGCACAGCCAACGTTGGGAGGGTCTTGAGGCCCCCGCCACACAAG GTGCAGTGGGTGGCGCCAAGGTGGCTGTGCCCTCGAGCCCCACCTGCACAGAAAAGAGCCAACCAGGCAGCAGCCAGCACAGCATGCCAACTAAGGAGGAGCCCCCCAGAGTCGGTGAGGAGAAACCAAAGGCCCCCAAAGCTCCAGCCCGAGTGGAGGATAGTAGTCTGGAAACTGTGGCTGCTCGTACAGTAGCTGACCATGTTGCCATCACCAAGCCAGAGCCTACTGTTTTGACA CCCAAGCCGACGTGTATGGTGCAGCCCATGACCCATGCAGCCCATGCTAGCAATGACCACcttgaggaagaggaggagaagaaggtgTGCCTGCCTGGTTTCACTGGATTGGTCAACCTTGGAAACACCTGCTTCATGAACAGCGTCATCCAATCCCTGTCCAACACCAGAGAACTCAGGGATTACTTTCACG ACCGAGCATTTGAGTCAGAAATCAACTGCAATAATCCACTGGGAACAGGTGGCCGGCTAGCCATTGGCTTTGCAGTGCTGCTCAGGGCCCTCTGGAAAGGAACGCACCATGCTTTCCAGCCCTCAAAGCTCAAG GCAATTGTGGCCAGTAAAGCCAATCAATTTACAGGCTACGCTCAACATGATGCCCAGGAGTTCATGGCATTTTTGCTTGATGGCCTCCATGAGGACTTGAATCGCATTCAGAATAAGCCGTACACAGAGACAGTGGACTCTGATGGTCGCTTGGATGAG GTGGTGGCAGAGGAAGCATGGCAGAGGCACAAGATGAGGAATGATTCATTCATAGTGGACCTCTTCCAAGGCCAGTTCAAATCCAAGCTTGTCTGTCCCACGTGCTCCAAG GTATCGATAACATTCGACCCCTTCCTATACTTGCCTGTTCCAttgccacaaaaacaaaaggtgctctctGTTTTCTACTTTGCCAAGGAACCACATAAAAAACCCATTAAG TTTTTAGTGAGTGTGAGCAAGGAGAACTCCAGCActgcagaagtgctggagtccATTTCCAGAAGTGTTCGGGTCAAGCCTGAGAATCTCAGACTCGCAGAG GTGGGGAAGAACTGCTTCCAGCGGATGTTGTTGCCCTCCCATTGCCTGGACACGGTGTCATCCTCAGACATGCTATTCTGCTTTGAGGTGCTTTCCAAAGATCTGGCCAAGGAGAAAGTGGTATTACTCCGAGTGCAGCAG AGACTACAGGTTCCCAGTATCCCAATCTCAAAgtgtgcctcctgcctgaaaccTCCAGTCTCCGAAGAAGACAAGCTGAAGCGCTGTACTCGGTGTTATAGTGTTGGCTACTGCAATGT aCTCTGTCAAAAGACCCATTGGCCTAGTCACAAAGGTCATTGTCGaccaaacactgaaaatgtgggTTTGCCATTCCTGGTTAGTGTACCTGAGTCACGGCTCTCCTACAGCCGCCTCACTCAGCTCCTGCATGGATACTCCAG GTTTTCAGTCAATGTGTTCCAGCCTCCTTTCCAGTCAGAGAGGACATCCCCTGAAATATCTCCAGTGCTCCCAACGCCACCAGCAGGTTCTCTAGGTGGTCCAGTCTCAGGAGATGAAGCCATGGGTGGAAGCAGTACTGTAGCATTTAGTGATTGTGGACCCGAGACTGACACTCCAATACTTGGCCCCTCGAAACCCCACACCTGGACCTCAGCCTTTGAATCTGGTGATGCTTCCTCCCTTCCCTTCCCCCAGACGTCTCTCTCCACCACACAGACTTCAGACTCTGGGTTTTCAGAGTCAGTCTCCTCTACTTCCTGCTGCTCTCTGGACACCCATGTTGAAAAAGAAACATCTTGTGAGAAGGCAGTACGACCAGAAG CTATGGTAGCAGGCTATCAACAACCAAACGACGCATGTTTAGGGCACGCGGGTCAGTTCTATATCATTCTGCTGGATTCTAACAACAAGGAGCAGAGACTGGATGAAAAGG AAGACATACTGGTCGACCTCCCTGATAATACAACTGTGGAACTGGTGTGGAAAAACAACGAGCGCCTGAAGGAGTATGTCCTGGTGAGCTCCAAGGAGCTGGAGTATGAGGAGGATCCGAGTTCTTTGAGTGAGACAACAAGGGCAGGCCATTTCACCCTGGAGCAGTGCCTCAACCTCTTCACCAAGCCAGAGGTGCTGGCACCAGAAGAGGCATG GTACTGTCCCAAGTGCCAGCAGCACCGTGAGGCCTCTAAACAACTGCTGCTTTGGCGTCTTCCCAACATTTTGATCATCCAACTGAAACGCTTCAGTTTTAGAAGTTTCATCTGGAGGGACAAGATCAATGACATGGTTGACTTTCCTGTCAG GAATCTGGATCTGAGTAAGTTTTGTATTGGCCAGAAGGATGAGATGCAACACCCCCCTATCTACGACTTATATGCAGTCATCAACCACTATGGGGGGATGATCGGTGGCCACTATACCGCCTATGCTCGCCTGCCAAGTGACAAAAACAGCCAGCGCAGTGATGTTG GCTGGCGTCTATTTGATGACAGCACTGTCACGATGGTGGAGGAGAGCCAGGTGGTTACGCGTTATGCCTACGTCCTTTTCTACCGACGCCGAAATTCCCCCGTGGAGAGGCCACCCCGCTTTCTCAGACCCGTTGGAGCGGACTCTCCCCCTGTCATGGGAGCTACTGCCAGTCAG